In the genome of Brachypodium distachyon strain Bd21 chromosome 3, Brachypodium_distachyon_v3.0, whole genome shotgun sequence, the window GTGCGTGCAGCAGGAGTACTAACCAAGGCATCCGAGGCCAAAATATatacagaaagaaagaacgaaAAACTCAGGACCCTGGCTGGAtcgtgtttttcttcttcttcttcttcttcttcttcttttttaaaaaaaggagCTGATATGTTGGGTGTAGATTTCGCCGTTTCGGgtcgggaggagggagatTTCTGTTGAGAATCTAGGAGATAGCGAGCTGCTAGGATGGATGTGGAGTGAGATGGAGATAGCAAATTAAGCTTGTGGGGGACTTGGGTGAGGCCAAGGAATGGGGGCTCCCGGGCGTCGCATCCATAGCCCATAGGGGCGCGGCGTAAATACAGATGGGAAAGggctgctggctgctggcgatggatggatggaggcGAGACTTTGCTGTGACCATGCGATGGATGGACGCGACGGCGAGGGCCAGTGATTCGTTAAATCCCGGTCCATCTCTCCAGCGATGCTGGTCTGCAGGTGGCACCTACGTACTCTACGCGCCGCTGCCCTTCTCACATGGGGATCGATTGCCGGAGGCATATGCTCCTGCCGTCCTGCAGACGCAGGGATTCCTCTTTGGTGAAtcagttcttcttttttttttgagcgaattGTAGAGGTGAATCTTTATGCACGTGCCATGTGAAAGTCGGCCGCAAGAACAGTcggtgatgggccggcccGTGTATCTGCTATGGGCTGCCCCTGCACTCTACCTGCTGGGTCATGCGGGGATTCCAAACTGGGCCAAAACCTGGCATCAAGATCCGACACAAGTTTGACTCGGACCGGGCCGCTTCGCTCCTGCATCGCAGATTGCTACGGACCGCAGAAATCTCAGACAAGACCGAACCCCCCCATCCTGATCCGTGTCCAGCGCTGGAAGCAGTCACTGCTCCAACTGTCCAAACGCCTCCGAccgctccctccgtcccgccACCTCTCCCCGCCGCATAAATACCAAGCAATAGATCACGGGCATTCCTTAGCCCGCTCAGTCTCACTGCCCGTCGTCTAGCCGTACTCGAGCTAAATACCAAGCAATAGATCACGCATAAATACCAAGCAATAGATCCTACTCGAGCCAGACTCCatggctcctcctcctcccaacGTGAAGACACGACCCTTTCTGATCACCCTCGCCGCCATCGTCCTGCTCCTCCCGGCGGCCAGCGCCGATAATGCGGCGGCGCCCTTCAACATAACCAAGATCCTCTCGGCCTACCCGGAGTTCCGCGTCTTCAGCTCCCTGCTCAACGAGACCGGCCTGGCGCGCGCCATCGACCGGTGCAAGATGGTCACCATCCTCGCCGTCAACAACACGGGCGTCCCCGACACGGTGCTCCGTGCCCCGCGCCCGCTCCTCTTCGACCTCCTCGCGCTCCACGTCGTCCTCGACTACCTCGACCCGGAGAAGCTCGACGCGATGCGGCTCGGCCGCACCGGCAACGGATCCATGGTCACGACGCTGCTGCCGGGACCCAGCGACAAGTTCTTACGCGTCGCCGGGGGAGACAAGAGCCGCATCACGTTTTCCTACGCCGGGCCCGGTGGCCGCTGGCCACGGAATGCCACGCTCATCAGGGTCGTCACCTCGCAGGCGTTCAGTGTGATGGTCCTTGAGGTGAGCGGCCTCATCCTCCCGACAGCCGtccccgccaccaccgccgcccgctTCGACATAATCAAGATCCTCTCTAGCTATCCGGAGTTCAGCGTCTATAGTGGCCTCCTCAGGGAGACCGGCCTAGCGAGCATCCTTGACGGTCGACGGGTAGTCACCGTCCTCGCGCCCAACAACACCGACATCCCCAAAGTCATACACACCCTACCCCGTCCGCTCCTCGCCGACCTCCTTGCGCTCCACGTCATCCCCGACTACCTCGACCCGGAGAAGCTTGACGCGTTGCGGCGTGGCCGGACTGGCGATGGCTCGGTGGTCATGACGCTGCTCCCGGGGCCTGGCTTAAGGCTCCTTGGCATCGCTGGCGGTGAGAACGGTCCCATCACATTCTCTTACGGTGGGCCTGGCGGTGAGGGCTCGCACAAGGTCTCGCTCGTCAGGGTCGTCACCTCGCAGGCGTTCAGCGTGGTGGTACTTCAGGTGAACGGCCTCGTCCTCCCAGAGGGTGTCCCCGCGGACGTCGACACCACCTCCCCCTTGGACATAACAAAGATCCTCTCCAGCTACCCGGACTTAACCGCCTTCAACTCCCTACTCACCGACAG includes:
- the LOC100829708 gene encoding fasciclin-like arabinogalactan protein 2; this translates as MAPPPPNVKTRPFLITLAAIVLLLPAASADNAAAPFNITKILSAYPEFRVFSSLLNETGLARAIDRCKMVTILAVNNTGVPDTVLRAPRPLLFDLLALHVVLDYLDPEKLDAMRLGRTGNGSMVTTLLPGPSDKFLRVAGGDKSRITFSYAGPGGRWPRNATLIRVVTSQAFSVMVLEVSGLILPTAVPATTAARFDIIKILSSYPEFSVYSGLLRETGLASILDGRRVVTVLAPNNTDIPKVIHTLPRPLLADLLALHVIPDYLDPEKLDALRRGRTGDGSVVMTLLPGPGLRLLGIAGGENGPITFSYGGPGGEGSHKVSLVRVVTSQAFSVVVLQVNGLVLPEGVPADVDTTSPLDITKILSSYPDLTAFNSLLTDSGLARAINARPTVTVLATNNTALADSLRGLRHLPEPALVDLLALHVVLDYLDPEKLDALRRGRTGGGSIVTTLLQESGRARGRGVGFVRVSGGEDGRITFSCSTPGGGGPRNATLVKVVTTQAFSVLVLQVSNLILPPGIVAPAPQQPRARRHMFLPPSPAPAPAPRYPPVSGVPPPVVEEPEPNLTDTAPPPSGVIPLPSAHGGVSAKIPTAAGRHRAAGIWWSGASAALGITAYLLGRL